A genomic window from Denticeps clupeoides chromosome 11, fDenClu1.1, whole genome shotgun sequence includes:
- the asb6 gene encoding ankyrin repeat and SOCS box protein 6: protein MPFLHGFRRIVYEYQPLVDEVMCLVGLEGESEDEQPAGEDEVCRSLQDLLDRECQSAVFVKGISCALFKVAERGNLTAAKVLLRNGAEVDFEDPVSYYNALHIAVLRNRPNMIRLLVEHGADIDKRDRIHESSPLDLASEEAERLPCLRTLLDLGADVNAKDRNGKTALLHALASSDGLIVNNTDNIQLLLERGADIFASTHDGETAMSLLVFLVKEALDGSPEDAAEIGQFCVRAAQLLLTHGADPSCCLAAGAEVEEEEEEEGEPSLTQTCLEHFDLLFPLACLVLQRGASFFCTRHGVSCWTGHRLIFGRLASVLKENLDATGVADLLAKAEVLLDLALVCCPVLPSLSSNIELPLVGQDPHAQVLQDLHSRLKDQEAQPLPLRCLCRAFIRHCLQPWPLEDKVRALPLPDRLKEYLLPEQKLLSRPGWDCCKPNRTLR from the exons ATGCCCTTCTTACATGGCTTTAGGCGGATTGTCTACGAGTACCAGCCTCTTGTGGATGAAGTGATGTGTCTCGTGGGTCTGGAAGGGGAAAGTGAAGATGAGCA GCCAGCTGGTGAAGATGAGGTGTGCAGGTCCCTGCAGGATCTGCTGGACAGGGAGTGTCAGTCGGCAGTGTTTGTGAAGGGCATCAGCTGTGCCCTCTTTAAAGTGGCCGAGCGGGGGAATCTCACCGCAGCTAAGGTGCTTCTGCGCAACGGGGCAGAAGTGGACTTTGAAG ATCCTGTCTCTTATTACAATGCACTTCACATTGCTGTGCTAAGAAACAGACCAAATATGATACGGCTGCTGGTTGAACACGGAGCAGACATTGATAAACGAGACAGA ATCCATGAGAGTAGTCCTTTGGACCTTGCCAGTGAAGAGGCTGAGCGACTGCCCTGCCTGCGTACACTTTTAGATTTGGGAGCCGACGTCAATGCCAAAGACCGGAATG GTAAAACCGCTTTGCTCCACGCTCTGGCCAGCAGTGACGGGCTCATAGTTAACAACACAGACAACATTCAGCTTCTTCTGGAAAGAG GTGCCGACATATTCGCGTCCACGCACGATGGCGAGACCGCCATGTCCTTGCTGGTGTTTCTGGTGAAGGAGGCCCTTGACGGCAGCCCAGAGGACGCCGCCGAGATCGGTCAGTTCTGCGTGCGCGCCGCACAGCTGCTGCTGACCCACGGGGCCGACCCCAGctgctgcctggcagcaggagccgaggtggaggaggaggaggaggaggagggcgagcCTTCCCTCACTCAGACTTGTCTGGAGCACTTCGACCTCCTCTTTCCTTTGGCTTGCCTGGTTCTCCAGAGGGGAGCCTCCTTCTTCTGCACTCGTCATGGAGTGTCCTGCTGGACGGGACACCGGTTGATTTTTGGTCGACTGGCATCAGTCCTGAAAGAGAACTTGGATGCAACAGGGGTGGCCGACCTCTTGGCCAAAGCTGAGGTGCTGCTGGATCTGGCGCTGGTCTGCTGCCCCGTCCTACCTTCTCTCTCCTCAAATATCGAGCTTCCCCTGGTAGGCCAGGACCCTCACGCCCAGGTCTTGCAAGACCTCCACAGCCGTCTGAAGGATCAGGAGGCGCAGCCCCTTCCCCTGCGCTGCCTCTGCAGGGCCTTCATCCGTCACTGCCTCCAGCCGTGGCCCCTGGAGGACAAAGTCAGGGCCCTGCCCTTACCTGACAGGCTGAAGGAGTACCTGCTTCCGGAGCAGAAACTGCTCAGCAGGCCAGGATGGGACTGCTGCAAGCCCAACCGCACCCTGCGCTAA
- the neflb gene encoding neurofilament light chain b — protein sequence MQMRFHRSPLSGTIQQVQLVCPPEAMSSISYDPFYPSSHRRRVPARSYGFDAPRSRVVYSSYSAPPASSHPLSRGVSRGFSSTLSAAAAAELDLSQAAQVSSEYKAVRTQEKAQLRDLNDRFAGFIERVHHLELQNRALETELLLLRQRHGEPSRLKGLYEQEVRELQAAVEDARDQRQAAQNRREQLEDALRALESRYEEEVQGRMDAEGRLAEARKGADEAALARAEEEKRVDLLLDELAFLKRLHEGEIAELQVQVQYSAQVSVEMEVTKPDLSAALRDIRSQYERLAQQNLQSAEEWFRGKVSAMAETTARHSDDVRVAKDEAGEFRRLLKARDLEIEACQGLVQALERQLQEVEEKQSSEVAALQDTIGQLEDDLRSIKNEMARYLKEYQDLLNVKMALDIEIAAYRKLLEGEETRFNVGGVGGMSSVFSHTISASPSFGRPVFSVQSSLTSGAPYLLGTRLLSSSFSVDEVVMASQSQQAEASPPKEEEEEEEEEKEAEEEAGEEAEGGEEGEGEEEGEGEEEEEKGDEEEAEEEGGEAEAEEEEGDNKAGEEEEGKDAEEGDEGGSQEGEEGEKEGDTAAEEEGGDEEGAKEDGGEEKESKGAEDKPKKK from the exons ATGCAGATGCGTTTTCACAGGAGTCCACTCAGCGGAACCATCCAACAAGTCCAACTTGTCTGCCCGCCTGAAGCCATGAGCTCCATCAGCTACGACCCGTTCTACCCCTCCTCCCACCGGAGGAGAGTGCCAGCGCGGAGCTACGGATTCGACGCCCCCCGGTCCCGAGTCGTCTACTCCTCTTACTCTGCGCCGCCGGCGTCCTCCCACCCGCTGTCCCGCGGCGTCTCCCGGGGCTTCTCCTCCACTCtgtccgccgccgccgcggccgaGCTGGACCTGAGCCAGGCGGCGCAGGTGAGTTCCGAGTACAAGGCGGTGCGCACGCAGGAGAAGGCCCAGCTGCGGGACCTGAACGACCGCTTCGCCGGCTTCATCGAGCGCGTGCACCACCTGGAGCTGCAGAACCGCGCCCTGGAGaccgagctgctgctgctcaggcAGAGGCACGGAGAGCCGTCCCGGCTCAAGGGGCTGTACGAGCAGGAGGTGCGCGAGCTGCAGGCCGCCGTGGAGGACGCCCGCGACCAGAGGCAGGCCGCCCAGAACCGGCGGGAGCAGCTGGAGGATGCGCTGAGGGCGCTGGAGAGCCGCTACGAAGAGGAGGTCCAGGGCAGGATGGACGCCGAGGGACGCCTGGCCGAGGCCAGGAAGGGGGCGGACGAGGCCGCGCTGGCCcgggcggaggaggagaagagggtgGACCTCCTCCTGGACGAGCTGGCCTTCCTGAAGAGGCTCCACGAGGGGGAGATCGCCGAGTTGCAGGTTCAGGTGCAGTACAGCGCCCAGGTGTCCGTGGAGATGGAGGTCACCAAACCCGACCTGTCAGCTGCCCTGCGGGACATCCGCTCCCAGTACGAGCGCCTGGCACAGCAGAACCTGCAGTCGGCGGAGGAATGGTTCCGTGGCAAGGTCAGCGCCATGGCGGAGACCACGGCCCGGCACTCGGACGACGTGCGCGTCGCTAAAGACGAAGCAGGGGAGTTCAGACGCCTCCTCAAAGCTCGAGACCTGGAGATCGAGGCCTGCCAGGGTCTGGTTCAGGCTCTTGAGAGGCAACTGCAAGAAGTGGAAGAGAAGCAGAGTTCTGAGGTTGCCGCTCTACAG gacaccaTTGGCCAGTTGGAGGACGATTTGAGATCAATCAAGAATGAAATGGCACGTTACCTGAAAGAATATCAGGACCTTCTGAACGTCAAAATGGCGCTCGACATTGAGATTGCAGCATACAG gAAGCTTCTAGAAGGTGAGGAGACCCGCTTCAATGTTGGAGGAGTAGGGGGAATGTCCAGTGTCTTCTCCCACACAATCTCGGCCAGCCCCTCTTTCGGACGCCCCGTTTTCTCTGTGCAGTCCAGCCTGACCTCTGGCGCCCCTTACCTGCTGGGCACACGGCTCCTTAGCTCGTCCTTCTCCGTCGATGAGGTGGTGATGGCCAGCCAGTCTCAGCAAGCTGAAGCAAGCCCTCcaaaggaagaggaggaagaagaggaggaggaaaaggaggccGAAGAAGAGGctggagaagaagcagaaggtgGGGAAGAAGGGGAAGGTGAGGAAGAGGGagaaggtgaagaagaagaagagaaaggtGATGAAGAGGAGGCAGAAGAAGAAGGTGGTGAAG cagaagctgaagaagaggaaggagaCAACAAGGCgggtgaagaagaggagggcAAAGATGCAGAGGAAGGAGATGAGGGTGGGTCTCAGgagggagaagaaggagagaaggagggagacaCAGCCGCAGAGGAAGAAGGGGGTGACGAAGAGGGAGCAAAGGAAGACGGCGGAGAGGAGAAAGAAAGTAAGGGGGCAGAAGACAAGccaaagaagaaataa
- the nefmb gene encoding neurofilament medium chain b, whose protein sequence is METIGDLSRRRLFGAQTRSSHSSTARSHSWSQKKPGAATFSHKRTTSVPLSRAHPASPDSLELSGALSGAQARASEKEQLQGLNDRFANYIDKVRFLEEQNKSLEAEIQALRQKKFSQSQFTDAYSKEMEELRAALEQLHMEKAQIVLDADNVEDDIHRLQDRFEHEARLREQTEAGIREMRKERDDSALVKMDLEKKIQALLDEVDFLRNNHEEEVGELLAQMQAAQVTVERRDAQKTDITAALRDIRAQLDGLSTQNLQQAEEVFKCSYARLSEAADQNRDAIRTIRDEIGDHRRQLQAKSVELEALRGTKESLERQLHDIEDRHSNDLGSYQEMIHQLENELKGMKWEMARHLREYQDLLNVKMALDAEIAAYRKLLEGEETRFTDALPSPSFPYQHPVPSSKAPKAKAVRAPKAKSEIDEDLAAVAEELSGNVAEEEETIEEGIVSSTQAKMSGSPPEDEEEGDKGEKEEEEEEKETEEGAEEEEAGAEEDEQEEDNEEGGEEEEGEGQEEEEIEETELSSSKAPKTESEAKDEEDGSTKMEEADAKGEEEQVDEKEKAEVEDAEEEAGSDKGSKDEEETETGDEKKDEGKEKKSDSEGEEDKKSDKDPKDDAKEKKQKSTEASPTKADKDKGSKDKKEEEKEAKEDVATNGVEKSSSKDEVVLTRTVETITNGEKTVTKSVTVTKTKAGEEKTETTVTSKKVEAVPPQATK, encoded by the exons ATGGAGACGATAGGGGACCTGTCCCGCAGGAGACTCTTCGGCGCTCAGACGCGCTCGTCCCACAGCAGCACCGCCAGGTCCCACTCCTGGAGCCAGAAGAAGCCCGGCGCCGCGACGTTCTCCCACAAAAGGACCACCAGCGTGCCGCTGAGCAGAGCCCACCCCGCCTCCCCGGACAGCCTGGAGCTCTCCGGCGCGCTTAGCGGCGCGCAGGCGCGGGCGAGCGAGAAGGAGCAGCTGCAGGGGCTGAACGACCGCTTCGCCAACTACATCGACAAAGTGCGCTTTCTGGAAGAGCAGAACAAGAGCCTGGAGGCCGAGATCCAAGCCCTGCGCCAGAAAAAGTTCTCCCAGTCCCAGTTCACCGATGCGTACAGCAAGGAGATGGAGGAGCTGCGCGCCGCGCTGGAGCAGCTGCACATGGAGAAGGCGCAGATCGTCCTGGACGCGGACAACGTCGAGGACGACATCCACCGGCTGCAGGACCGGTTCGAGCACGAGGCGCGCCTCCGGGAGCAGACCGAGGCCGGCATCCGCGAGATGAGGAAGGAGAGAGACGACTCGGCCCTGGTCAAGATGGACCTGGAGAAGAAGATCCAGGCCCTGCTGGACGAGGTGGACTTCCTGCGCAACAACCACGAGGAGGAGGTTGGCGAGCTCCTGGCGCAGATGCAGGCCGCGCAGGTGACCGTGGAGCGGAGGGACGCGCAGAAGACCGACATCACCGCCGCGCTGCGCGACATCCGCGCCCAGCTGGACGGCCTCTCCACGCAGAACCTGCAGCAGGCGGAGGAGGTGTTCAAGTGCAGCTACGCCAGGCTGAGCGAGGCGGCGGACCAGAACAGGGACGCGATCCGGACCATCCGCGACGAGATCGGCGACCACCGCCGCCAGCTGCAGGCCAAGAGCGTGGAGCTGGAGGCGCTGCGGGGCACCAAGGAGTCCCTGGAGAGGCAGCTGCACGACATCGAGGACCGACACAGCAACGACCTCGGCAGCTACCAG GAGATGATTCACCAGCTGGAGAATGAGTTGAAGGGGATGAAATGGGAGATGGCCCGTCACCTCAGGGAGTATCAGGATCTTCTGAATGTCAAGATGGCTCTGGATGCAGAAATTGCTGCCTACAG GAAACTTCTGGAAGGCGAAGAGACTCGCTTCACGGATGCCTTGCCGAGCCCCTCCTTCCCCTACCAGCATCCTGTTCCTTCATCTAAAGCACCAAAGGCAAAGGCGGTCAGGGCCCCAAAAGCAAAGTCCGAAATTGATGAAGATCTGGCTGCCGTTGCAGAGGAACTGTCTGGCAACGTcgctgaggaagaggagaccaTAGAGGAGGGGATTGTCTCCTCAACTCAGGCCAAAATGAGTGGAAGTCCTcctgaggatgaagaggaaggtgaCAAAGGGgagaaagaagaggaggaagaggagaaagaaacagaagagggtgcagaggaggaggaggcaggcgCAGAAGAGGATGAACAAGAGGAGGATAatgaggagggaggagaggaagaggagggagaaggacaggaagaggaagagattGAGGAGACAGAACTGTCCAGCTCTAAAGCTCCAAAAACTGAGAGTGAAGCCAAGGATGAAGAAGATGGCAGCACTAAAATGGAGGAAGCTGATGCCAAAGGAGAGGAGGAACAAGTAGATGAGAAGGAAAAGGCTGAAGTTGAGGATGCAGAGGAGGAAGCAGGGTCCGATAAGGGATCTAAAGACGAAGAAGAAACAGAGACGGGTGACGAGAAGAAGGATGAAGGTAAAGAAAAGAAGAGTGACTCAGAGGGTGAGGAGGACAAGAAAAGTGACAAAGACCCAAAAGATGACGCTAAggagaaaaagcaaaagagCACAGAAGCCTCACCCACAAAGGCCGACAAGGACAAAGGTTCCAAGGACaagaaggaggaagaaaaggaagCCAAGGAAGATGTTGCGACCAATGGAGTTGAGAAGAGTTCCAGCAAGGATGAAGTTGTCCTTACAAGGACAGTGGAGACCATAACCAATGGAGAGAAGACTGTCACCAAGTCTGTCACCGTCACAAAGACCAAAGCAGGCGAGGagaaaacagaaacaacagtGACCTCAAAGAAAGTGGAAGCCGTTCCCCCACAAGCAACAAAGTAA